The genomic stretch GAAGGCCCCACCATGTCAGGCGGGGGAATTAAGCGGAAGCGGGCGCCGTCTCTAAATGCGCCAACAACGCCTCACGCAGGGCGCCCTCGATAGGAACGGCTCGCTTCTCCTGATGATCGTACTGCACCATCACCGTGTGCCCCAAGTTGGTTAGCGTACCATGCTGCCGGGCTTCCTGGGTGACGGTAAACGAGCTGTTGCCCAAACGGGTCAAGTAGGTACGGATTTCGATATCGTGGCCGTAAAACAGTTCAGCGCGGTAGTCCACTTCCATGCGCGCCATGATCAACCGCCACTGTTGGGGGTTCAGGTCGGGCGTGAAGAGTTTGAACAGGTCATTACGCGCCAGCTCGAACCACGCGGGGAGGCGCGTGTTATTGATGTGGCCCAAGGCATCCGTATCGTAAAACGCCGGTTCTATGGTGCGAGTAAACATGACGTGATCCTTATTATTAGTGTGCGAAGTAGCCCTGCTCCAGAATTAACCCAAGCGAGCGCTTGGTCAAGTGTTGCGGCGCTGGCGCCATGCCGTCAACTGCATCCAGCCAAGTAGCCACAGCGTGGCGGCGAGAAACCCCGCCAGCGTTCCCCAGAATAGCCCCAGCGTACTATAAGTATAAGAAACGCATAGGGTATAGCTGAGTAGCGAACCAAGGCCCATGGGGTAGTGCTTGATGACCGTAGCGACGGGAGCGTGACCGTGCCCCACGTGAAGAATCAGTAAAAATGGCAGCATGGTGACGGGAAACGCTGCCAGCGTGCCAGCCCATTCGGGCGGCAGCCAGTGGGCAATGCGCGTGATGACAAAAATGATGGCTGTGGCGAGTCCGGCCCGTGCCACCAGCGCGGGCCAAGAGAAGGTGCTGCTGGCGGTGCTCTTCACATCTGGAATGGTGCGAAACAGCCAGCTAAAGAGACCAATGGCGCACAGGGTGACCAGCGTACCGCTAAGACGCGTGAAGTTGAATTGGGCCAGCAGCGTGCTGACCGCCAGCCACGCAGCAAAGCCCCCTAGCACGCCGCCCAATACCCCTTTGATGCCTGGCTGGCGGCCTGTGATGAGATACCCTGCGCCTAGCGCCATGGTCGCCGTGAATCCCGCTAGGGTATGCACGGCACTTTGGGTGGCAAAAGCAGGCGATATCTCCAAGCCGATAAAAAATAGCGCCAGTGCCGTGCCCAGCGGATAGCCCGAGAGCAGCCCAGCAATGCGGGGGCTAGCCCGCACGGCGACGGTGCCCAACCCCAGCACCATGCTGACGGAGAGGCCAAGCTTAGCCAGTTGCCAAGTGAGTGGAACGTCTACCATAGGGCGTTTTCCTTTCGTTATTATGGGGGCATGAACATGGCGCAATGGTTATTAGCGCAATGGGGATGTACCACCGTTTCATCATTATCCGTTTGGGAGGCTTGCTGCCGTGACCCATTCTCCAGACTCAGGCGCCCATGCGCTTTCCCCGCCGCCCAAGCCCGATGGTTGCGAACTTTGTCAGCGCGCATCGCCGCTGACCAAGCATCATCTCATTCCCAGAACGCTGCACAACAAGCCGCGTTATCAAAAGCGCCATAGTCGTGAGGAGCGGCTCACGGCCATCGTGTGGCTGTGCCACCCGTGCCATAAGCACATTCACCGGCTGTACAGCGAACGTGAACTGGCCGACCGCTTTGCCAGTTTGGCGGCGCTCAAGGACGATGCCGATATTCGCGCTTTCGTCGAATGGCTGGCCACCAAGCCGGCTGGTTTCAAGCCAAAATCGCCCGTGCGCAAGCGACGCTAGACCAGTCGAAGCCCTTGCTGGTCGCGCCAAGCAGCGTCCAACGCCTCGGTGAGCGGCTCGACGAGGTGGCCGGGCAGCGCGGCACGAGCCGCCTCCAGCGAATCGAACGAGCGATTGCGTAACCAACAGTAGGCCCAGGCGCAGGCTTCCTCGTCGCTTTGCGGGGTAGGCCGAGCAGGCATTTGGTTGAGGAGAAAAACGGCCGTGCGCGGTGCCCACAGGGGCATCTCGCCCTGCTGGTCTTGGCTCCACTGCTCCAGCGTGGCTCCGCTTGGCGTGGCCTCCGGAGTGCCTAATTTGGCGACCCTAGCGGTTTCCGCCAAAATCAGCGCGAGCTGGTCAGCATCCGCCTTTCCCAGCGAGCGCCATTGCCGCAACAGCGCCGAGAGGCCTGCGCGCATCTTGGTATAAAAGTCATCTTGCGGCATGCTCAGTGTCTACTCCCGTAGAAATAAGTGAGATGTGTTATGGCGTTCGATTTTGCCACGCCCGTGGAAAGGCGCGCTCCCGAAGGACAGTATGCCTCGCAGAAGTGGCACCGCTACGCGGCGGACGTGCTGCCGCTGTGGGTCGCCGATATGGACTTTCACTCGCCGCCCGCGGTGATCGACGCGCTCCAGCGACGGGTCGCTCACGGCGTTTACGGCTACGGCGAAGTGCCCGCCACGCTGAGTGAGGCGCTGTGTCAATGGAGCGCTCATCACTATGCGTGGTCCATTGAACCCGAATGGCAGCAGTGGCTGCCGGGCGTGGTGCCTGCACTGCACTTTGCCGCCATGGCCTTGACTCAGCCTGGCGAGGGCGTGCTCACCATCGCGCCGATCTACCCGCCCTTTCTGGCCGTGGCCGAACGTACCGGGCGGCTAGCGCAGCAGGCGATGTTAGCGGAGCCTGCTGCCCCTGGCGAGCCTTGGCGGCTGGATATCGAGGCGCTGGAAGCGGCCATCACCCCGCAGACTCGGCTGCTGCTGTGGTGTCATCCGCATAACCCGACCGGGCGCGTATGGACACTGAGAGAACTTGAGCAACTCGCCGCCGTGGTCGAACGCCACGATTTATGGGTGGTCTCCGACGAGCTGCACTGTGATTTGCTGCTGGATGAAGGCGCGCGCCACCGCCCCCTGGCGGCGCTGTTTCCTGAGCTGGCCAAGCGCACGATTACCCTCTGGGCACCCTCGAAAACGTTCAATCTGGCCGGGCTCACCAGCGCCTGTGCGGTCATTCCTGACCCTACGTTGCGGCACCGTTTCACCGAGGCTACCAAAGGCTTTTTGCCGGACGGCAACGTATTGGGCTTGGTCGCTGCCGAGGCAGCGTATCGCGAGGGCGAACCCTGGCGTCAAGCGCTGCTGGACGTTCTACGCCGCCATCGGACAGCGCTGGAAGCGCGTGTAGCAACCTGGCCTGGCGTGTCGCTGAGCGCACCAGAGTCGACCTATTTGGCGTGGCTGGATATGCGTGATGCGGGCTTGGGGGAGACCCCTGCCCAAACGCTTTTGAAAAAGGCAGGGGTAGCACTCTCTGAGGGGGCGGCTTTTGGTTGCCCTGGGTTCGTGCGGCTCAATTTCGGCACCACCGCTTCCCAACTGGAAGCGGCGTTATCACGGATGGATGCGCTGTTAAAAGCGTAACGTTGCCTTCGTCAGGCGCTATCAATAGAGCAGGGCGAACAGCTTGCGGCGATAGGTGACCGTGAGAGGGTGGTCAGCCCCTAACGCATCGAATACCTGTAGTAGCGTTTTGCGGGCCGCGTCATCGTTATAGGCGCGGTCCTGCTTCATCAGCGTCAGCAGTGCGTCGAGGCCGGCATCATACTGACCGTCGGCCACTTGGCGCAGCGCCCGCTGGTACTGCGCTTCGCTGTCAGTGCGATCACCCAGCGCAGCAATCTCTTCCGCTGAGAGCGCCTGTTCGCTGAACTCGATGCTGGCGCGAACGCCACGAGCGGGTGCTGCATCGCGCTCCTCTGGCGGCAGGTTATCCAGCACGCTTCGCGCTTCGTCGCCGCGCCCCTCCGCCACCAGCGTTTTGGCAAAACCAATGTGGTACGCGTAATGCTCCGGGTATTGGCTCATCAGCGTTTGGTAAATTTCCCGCGCGCCTGCGGCATCGCCCGCGCTCAGGGCGTCTTCTGCCTGCTCTTCGGGGCTGGGCGGCGCGTCACCGGGAGCGGGGAAGTAGCGGTTGAGCCACTCGCGTACTTCTTTCTCTGGCAAAGCGCCCTGGAAGCTATCCACCAAGCCTCCCTGGCTCACCAGCTTCACGTCCGGCACCGAGCGCACGCCTAACTGACCTGCGATCTCTGGATTCGCTTCGACATCTAGCGTTGCCAGCAAAAACGCACCGCCGTACTCGATGGCCAGCTTCTCGAGCACAGGCATCAGGTTTTTACACGGCTCGCACCAGGGTGCCCAGCAATCCAGCAGCACCGGTACCTGCATCGAGGCTTCTAATACCTGCTGGATGTTGCCCGCGTTGAGTTCAATGATGACCTCTTCGCGCGTCACGCTGGGGCGCTCGCCACCGGTAGGCGTGGCAGTGTTCGCGACAGGGTCGGCAGTCATCGGGTTGCCGGTACGGGGATCAATAATCGACATGGGTAAACTCTGCATCGCATGGAAAAGGTTGCTCCATGATATGCAGGCAGCCGCCCGGGGATTCAAGGAAGTGAAGGGAAATAAAGCGCGGAGACGGAAGAACGCACACAAAAAAGCCTATTCCCCTAAAGAATCGGCTTTTTCTATGTTTGGTAGCGGGGGTCGGACTTAAACCGATGACCTTCCTGGGGTGATAAAGAGCTGAGCCCGACGAGCTGCTTCCACAAGCATTGCTTACCGTATGCGCACAAAAAAGCCGATTCTCGAAAGAATCGGCTTTTTCTATGTTTGGTAGCGGGGGGCGGACTTGAACCGATGACCTTCCTGGGGTGATAAAGAGCTGAGCCCGACGAGCTGCTTCCCCAAGCATTGCTTACCGTACACGCACAAAAAAGCCGATTCCCTAAAGAATCGGCTTTTTCTATGTTTGGTAGCGGGGACCGGATTTGAACCGATGACCTTCGGGTTATGAGCCGGATTGATTTGATTTTCTTAGCATTGCTTTATTTGTTGTTATTTGTTCAAAGTAGCTGCTATATAAGAGTTTTCGTCGGTTTTTGAAATGCTATTTAGGTAATTTAAGGTCAATTTCGCACGCTAAAGAGTGTCACAAAATAAAAAGTAAAATTTACAGCATAAATGACCGTTAGGCTGCTTCTGAGGTCGGCAGCGGGTTAGCCGGACTCTGAAACCGGCGAGACTGGCATCATAAGTTTTGTCAGAAGGATTGTTTGGTATGCCAGTTCCCGTGAGATGGCGCTGGGCGGATGTTCCAATTGTCGGGCGATGGTTCGGATTTAGTAGTGAACCCGCATCTGCATGATGGCGGCTCGGGCTTCAGTAGAGAGGTCGCAATAGCAGTGAGTCGTGGCAAAACCATACCGGAGGTTCAGATATTGTATTTGGTCATTGAGACCGCCAACCCAGGTGCGAATAGTCAACGGCCTCTTATTGGTGATACGGCTACAGTGGAAGCAGCTTGAAGCATTCGATTGATGAGTTTATTATATCTGAACTGATATAAGTTTATGGCAGTCAAGGAGCCAGCGTGGCGCGCAAGAAACCTGTTGCATTCGTTGGAGACTCGAAGGATCGGCTGCGCGATTTCTCTCTGGACGCCAAGCGAGAAGCGGGGTTTCAGATAGACAAAATTCAGGCTGGAGGCCAGCCGGACGATTTCCGCCCAATGCCAAGCGTTGGCCCTGGTGTCATGGAAATCCGCATTCGGGAACACAACGGCGCCTTTCGGGTCTTCTACGTGGCCAACCGGGGCGACGCGGTATTTGTGCTCCACTGCTTCCAGAAGAAAACCCAGCAGACCGCCAAAAAAGACATCGACTTGGGCAAGCAGCGATACAAGGAGCTGCCCTGAGCCCAACCACCAAGCGAGGTTAGAAAATGACCATCGAGTATTACGACAGTGTGTGGGACGCCATCGAGGACACTCCTGAAGAGGCGCTGAACATGCGGCTGCGCTCCGAACTCATGGCGAGGATTGCTGGCCGTGTAAGGGAGTGGGATATTACTCAGAAAGAGGCTGCACATCGTCTGGGAATCACCCAACCCCGCCTCAACGACTTGCTGAACGGCCAGATTAATAAGTTCAGTCTCGATGCTTTGGTCAACCTGACGGGGCCAGCTAACTTCCATCTCGAACTGGAGATTGAAGACGAGAAGGAAGTAGCCGCCTGAGAGTGACCAGATAAACTGGGTTCAGCTAGACAAGTGAAGAAATCCTTGGCCTCAGTTCACTTGATGAGCTTTTAACGACTGACTGCCTCTCAAAGGCTAAAGCAATCTGGTTTGCCCGGAAGCGATAAATTTATACCCCATAGCCTTATAGCCTTTCTCACGCTTTCGGAACATTCGCTCAAGCATAGGCAGGCCAGTATCCAAGTAATCATAGACAGTTACTTCTAGTTTGCCTTCGGTATCTCGATGGAGTCTGCCTGCATACTGTGACAGCGTTCCTTTCCATGCGATGGGCAGAGCTAAAAACAGGGTGTCCAGTCGAGGCAAGTCAAAGCCTTCTCCAATGTATTTCCCGGTTGCAACGATGACTTGAACCCTATGCAACTCTTTTTCTGCCGACTGGCGCTCTTTGACGCGTATCCCACCACGTAAGATAACTGACGATATGGATTCAGCATCCAACAGTGTCGCCAAGGACTCGGCATGTTCTCGTCGTTCCGTCAGCACAAGGCAATTTGCTTGGTTGTGCGCACAGCTTGCAACATCCTGAACAATGGCCTCATTTCGGGCGCTGCTCTGGGCAAGCCAAAGGTAAACCGATGCGATATGGGGCCGCTCACTAGGCTGGCAGATGTGGGTGGGTGGCGTTTCGTGATGCTCTCGAACAATGACGCGTTGGATAAATCGGTTACTATGTTGCGCCTGGGCTTTGTGACGAATGGGCCCTGCAACCATCAACATGATTTTTTGGTGGCCATCCTGACGATCAGGCGTTGCTGTCAAACCAATGACGTATCGAGCGCTGACCTCATTAAGCAACATCTCGTAACGTGGCGCTGAGATATGATGGCATTCATCGATGATGACTTGCCCGTACTCCTTAACCAGCTTCGAGACCGTATTGTCTTTCTTATTGATCAAGCTTTGGTAAGTGGCAACGTCGACCTGCCCAGTAGGTTTCTTTTTACCGCCGCCAATTACACCGATGGGCGCCCCCTCAAGGAAGGTGTCGAGTCGCTCCTTCCATTGATCAAGTAGCTGACGACTGTGCGTGAGGATCAGTGTGTTGACTTGCCGCCTGGTTATCACGCCAATAGCCGTTACGGTTTTACCGAAAGCGGTCGGCGCATGAAGTATTCCGGTATCGTGTTGGACAAGTGCCTGCACCGCCTTGTCCTGGTCGCCACGCAGCGTTGCTTTTAGGCTGACTTCAGGTAAAAACTGGCCTGATACTCTAAGGTCATCAATGTCCACCGTGATTCCCTGTTCCAGCAGCAGATCTTGAAGCTCATCCAAGCAGCCTCTGGGAATAGAAAGATAACCTTGCTCAATATGTGCGCATAATATGTAGCGAGGGATGCCATGCGTCGAGAAACGAAGCGACTGTGTTTTGAAAAATACAGGATTAGCAAAGCTGGCCATTCGCTTTATTCGTGCCGCCAATGTTCCTGGAATGCCTGATAACTTTATATAAATGTGACTGGTCAGGATGAGCATGATGCTTTCAGGACATCCAGAAAGCTTCCCTGTATCAACCGGTAACGTTGACTCCCACGGCAACACAGTATCTGCAGTCACACCGGAATTAGCCTCCTTGCCGATCAGCTCTTCAAGCTGAGCTGATGAAAGTGTCTGTTGCTGACTGAGCAGTGCCCATTGATCCGGGTATGGCGTAAAGTTGTCGTCGACGAAGAAGGTGCATCCGCGACTTCGCGCCTCGTGTTGAAGCGGCAGGGCAATCAGATTGCCAAACCCACCATCAGGCATGGTGTCTTGGTTAGGAAATAGCCGGTCATAAGAGTCGAAGGATAAGCCTGGATGAAGCTCCATGGCCTTATCCAGCAATTTGAATCCCAACCTCCTCGCTGACGAAGCTTGAACAGCTTCTGAAAAGAAAACCCATAGATGGGCACCCGCACCGGACCGAGAAACCTCCACAAGATAGGGTACGCTTTCACCACGACAAACCTGGGCTAGTGCACGAACATCCGCTTTCCAGTCCCCCTTATCAAAATCCGCCGCCAGCAAGTAACAAGAGCTATCCGGCAGTAAAGGGTAAAGGCCGGTCACATGTTTGCCAGACAGGTGGTCATAAACTGCATCAAAATAGAGGGGCTTGAAATTTTTGTGTCGACATTCTTCGCACTTGATCCGTGGTTTCTGACAGATGCCCGGCATCCACTCATTCGCACAGGCGACAGCATAGCCGGAACGGCCGCCAGAACTCTGCCAGCGATTTGCATAGACATCTTGTCTGCCACGAAAGAGCTTACGGAATACGTCGACTTTCTGGCCGGGAGTTACTGGAGGTATAGCGCATCGGTGTGCAGAGCTATACAGCTCTTCCTTCCGAGAAAGGAGGTCAGCCTTTTCCTTCTCAAGCACTGATAGTCTCAGCTCAATAGCAGCGAGCTCTTGATCTACTCGGATACCTACTTCGCGCTTCATGAAGCCGTTCGGATCCCATGAATTAACGGGTTTGAAAAACTCACTCATATTCTAGCTTATTGCTAGCACTCGCATTGAAAGCCTCCCTCGTGGCCCTTAAAACCTTACGGGTGCACATTTTGATAAAATGATGGTTCATCAACAATCATAACCATTGAGGCATGCTGTGACGAAGTTAGTAATCTCTAAGATCAAATCTCCTTCCGGTGCGCTTGGTGAGATCGAACGTGGCAACCTTGCCGTCACTAATCAGATGCCTTTATCGTCATGGCTCGATGCTGAATTGGTCGATTCTTTGCTAGCCTACCATCCTGTTTCGGTTCGAAAAGTGTCCAGACACTATGAAGTGGTCAGTGGATTTCGAGCGTTTCATGCTGCCAATGCCCTGCTGGAAAGCGAAGAAGTTATTCCAGTGCAGGTCACGAACGATGATGAAATTCATTTGGTGAAAGGCGCACTCTTCGAACTCATTACCCACAGCTTGATGCACTGTCCAGATGCCATTGAGGCGAGAGAGCATGTTTATCGTCAACTAAATAAACTCTCCACCACTCTGCGTAAAACCTATGGCATCGAAATGCCGAACAAACTTTCTCGACGTAAACTCAAGACCTTGCTGGGTCTCAAAGGGCGGCGTATTACCGTTTCAAGACAGCGGAAGTCTGAGCTGCAACGAATCATGGAATCTCGGTGATATGAGCGATACTGGCCTAGAGCAACTAGCAAAATTGAGTGGTACTTCGGCAGACCGCGTAGAGGACCTGCTTTCCCTTTTAGAAGCGCCTGCCAGTTTGACCCATCTGGTATTAGTCATGAGCAACCTGCAGCGTGCACTGAAAGCGATTCAGGAGATCGAGGGCTTACGGGAGAACCTTGAGGAAGGAGATGAGGTAGAAGGGCAGGCGAGTCTTTTAAACTATCTGCCGCTGATAGGTCAGCTTGTTACTTCAGTGGAAGCATCAAATCCCTATAGCTGTCCAGACGAGTGGCTGGATCGATCAGGCAAACAGCGAGGCATTATTAATGACCATCCCGAATGGGCCATGCTGATTCTGACGCCTGGCTCTGAATGCTACGACCATGGTGGTTACTGGCAGCATACTGGTGTTGTCATGGCGTGCTCGGCCATTCAGCGAAGGCGGCATCAAGAACGTATTGGTTCTGAGA from Halomonas meridiana encodes the following:
- a CDS encoding thioesterase family protein is translated as MFTRTIEPAFYDTDALGHINNTRLPAWFELARNDLFKLFTPDLNPQQWRLIMARMEVDYRAELFYGHDIEIRTYLTRLGNSSFTVTQEARQHGTLTNLGHTVMVQYDHQEKRAVPIEGALREALLAHLETAPASA
- a CDS encoding MalY/PatB family protein, which gives rise to MAFDFATPVERRAPEGQYASQKWHRYAADVLPLWVADMDFHSPPAVIDALQRRVAHGVYGYGEVPATLSEALCQWSAHHYAWSIEPEWQQWLPGVVPALHFAAMALTQPGEGVLTIAPIYPPFLAVAERTGRLAQQAMLAEPAAPGEPWRLDIEALEAAITPQTRLLLWCHPHNPTGRVWTLRELEQLAAVVERHDLWVVSDELHCDLLLDEGARHRPLAALFPELAKRTITLWAPSKTFNLAGLTSACAVIPDPTLRHRFTEATKGFLPDGNVLGLVAAEAAYREGEPWRQALLDVLRRHRTALEARVATWPGVSLSAPESTYLAWLDMRDAGLGETPAQTLLKKAGVALSEGAAFGCPGFVRLNFGTTASQLEAALSRMDALLKA
- a CDS encoding co-chaperone YbbN — protein: MSIIDPRTGNPMTADPVANTATPTGGERPSVTREEVIIELNAGNIQQVLEASMQVPVLLDCWAPWCEPCKNLMPVLEKLAIEYGGAFLLATLDVEANPEIAGQLGVRSVPDVKLVSQGGLVDSFQGALPEKEVREWLNRYFPAPGDAPPSPEEQAEDALSAGDAAGAREIYQTLMSQYPEHYAYHIGFAKTLVAEGRGDEARSVLDNLPPEERDAAPARGVRASIEFSEQALSAEEIAALGDRTDSEAQYQRALRQVADGQYDAGLDALLTLMKQDRAYNDDAARKTLLQVFDALGADHPLTVTYRRKLFALLY
- a CDS encoding type II toxin-antitoxin system RelE/ParE family toxin, with product MARKKPVAFVGDSKDRLRDFSLDAKREAGFQIDKIQAGGQPDDFRPMPSVGPGVMEIRIREHNGAFRVFYVANRGDAVFVLHCFQKKTQQTAKKDIDLGKQRYKELP
- a CDS encoding helix-turn-helix domain-containing protein; this translates as MTIEYYDSVWDAIEDTPEEALNMRLRSELMARIAGRVREWDITQKEAAHRLGITQPRLNDLLNGQINKFSLDALVNLTGPANFHLELEIEDEKEVAA
- a CDS encoding TOTE conflict system archaeo-eukaryotic primase domain-containing protein encodes the protein MSEFFKPVNSWDPNGFMKREVGIRVDQELAAIELRLSVLEKEKADLLSRKEELYSSAHRCAIPPVTPGQKVDVFRKLFRGRQDVYANRWQSSGGRSGYAVACANEWMPGICQKPRIKCEECRHKNFKPLYFDAVYDHLSGKHVTGLYPLLPDSSCYLLAADFDKGDWKADVRALAQVCRGESVPYLVEVSRSGAGAHLWVFFSEAVQASSARRLGFKLLDKAMELHPGLSFDSYDRLFPNQDTMPDGGFGNLIALPLQHEARSRGCTFFVDDNFTPYPDQWALLSQQQTLSSAQLEELIGKEANSGVTADTVLPWESTLPVDTGKLSGCPESIMLILTSHIYIKLSGIPGTLAARIKRMASFANPVFFKTQSLRFSTHGIPRYILCAHIEQGYLSIPRGCLDELQDLLLEQGITVDIDDLRVSGQFLPEVSLKATLRGDQDKAVQALVQHDTGILHAPTAFGKTVTAIGVITRRQVNTLILTHSRQLLDQWKERLDTFLEGAPIGVIGGGKKKPTGQVDVATYQSLINKKDNTVSKLVKEYGQVIIDECHHISAPRYEMLLNEVSARYVIGLTATPDRQDGHQKIMLMVAGPIRHKAQAQHSNRFIQRVIVREHHETPPTHICQPSERPHIASVYLWLAQSSARNEAIVQDVASCAHNQANCLVLTERREHAESLATLLDAESISSVILRGGIRVKERQSAEKELHRVQVIVATGKYIGEGFDLPRLDTLFLALPIAWKGTLSQYAGRLHRDTEGKLEVTVYDYLDTGLPMLERMFRKREKGYKAMGYKFIASGQTRLL